One window of the Deltaproteobacteria bacterium PRO3 genome contains the following:
- the smpB gene encoding SsrA-binding protein SmpB, with the protein MGGKPLCENRKARFNYEILEKFEAGIALLGSEVKSLREGGGNLADAYAHFQRGELWLANAHIAHFKAANQFNHEPTRQRKLLMKHQELERLQGKIQEKGLTLIPMSLYLKNGRVKVELGLGKGKKAHDKRDTIKKRESDRELKRVQKSLKRF; encoded by the coding sequence ATGGGCGGAAAGCCGCTTTGCGAGAACCGCAAGGCACGATTCAATTACGAGATTTTGGAGAAGTTCGAGGCGGGCATCGCCCTGCTGGGCAGCGAGGTGAAGTCGCTGCGCGAGGGCGGCGGCAACCTCGCGGACGCCTACGCGCATTTCCAGCGCGGCGAGCTGTGGCTGGCCAACGCGCACATCGCGCATTTCAAGGCGGCGAACCAGTTCAACCACGAGCCGACGCGGCAGCGTAAGTTGTTGATGAAACACCAGGAGCTGGAACGCCTCCAAGGAAAAATCCAGGAGAAGGGCTTGACCCTGATCCCGATGAGCTTATATTTGAAGAACGGCCGCGTGAAGGTCGAGTTGGGTTTGGGGAAGGGCAAGAAGGCCCACGACAAGCGCGACACGATCAAGAAGCGCGAGAGCGACCGCGAGCTGAAGCGGGTGCAGAAGTCGCTCAAGAGGTTTTAG